In Candidatus Anstonellales archaeon, the genomic stretch AAGAATCATCCCTCTCCTCCTTTTCTGAATTTTGTCTAGTTCGTCATCCAACCTTTTTATTAAACCAGAAAAAGGATCAAAAATAAAGGTTGGGATATGTTTATCTATCCCGAGAGGATGAAAGAATCCTCCCCCAAAATATAAGAGGCAATCAGCTTTTTTTGCAGCTTTGGTTGCTGCAAGAGTGTCGCAGCCCAAAACCTGACCAGGATATCGAGTATGTGGACCTCCTTTTTCAACAATTATTCTGTGCCCAGCTGATTCAAGAATATACCTAATTTCGGGGATAAGATGAACATGCTGGACCGTGGTTAAAAGACCGATACTCTTATACTGAGAGAGTACCTTTAATCCTTTCTTTATAACAGTTAATTTCACATCAAGTGGATAGGGAACATATTCAATTCTGAACGCCTCTCCCTTCACTTTCTGAAATTCGGCATGTCCATAATGCCTTAACAA encodes the following:
- the dph2 gene encoding diphthamide biosynthesis enzyme Dph2: MRILLQFPEGLKNKAKGEAEKLEREGHEVFISSARCFGACDLALEEARTLKVDLLRHYGHAEFQKVKGEAFRIEYVPYPLDVKLTVIKKGLKVLSQYKSIGLLTTVQHVHLIPEIRYILESAGHRIIVEKGGPHTRYPGQVLGCDTLAATKAAKKADCLLYFGGGFFHPLGIDKHIPTFIFDPFSGLIKRLDDELDKIQKRRRGMILACASQTVKTFGILVSTKNGQFNLEVAVRIKKILERKKRKGYILVSNFIDPEALQDFNFFDAYINTACPRIPDDYERYGKPIIDVSDFWMLEKLL